One genomic window of Anaeromyxobacter diazotrophicus includes the following:
- a CDS encoding M4 family metallopeptidase: MPPHILRHLAQHGADEERGRAVDTLMATERLRGERHAVADQRGGVPAGQKRRTLYDALHLQRLPGRLVRGESDAPVRDAAVNEAFDGLGATYDFYAEVLGRRSIDGRGERLDASVHFGRAYDNAFWNGREMVFGDGDGKLFQGFTRCLEVIGHELTHGVVEAEAALVYEGQPGALNESFADVLGVLVKQWKLGQTVAQASWLVGEGLLAPGVHGAALRSMKAPGTAYDDRRLGKDPQPATMKGYVETEDDNGGVHVNSGIPNHAFYLCAKAFGGHAWEKAGRVWYHALCHTLGRTSDFAGAAQATALSARALLGAEAEKIVKEAWRAVGVGAAAERAA, from the coding sequence GTGCCGCCCCACATCCTCCGCCACCTGGCCCAGCACGGAGCCGACGAGGAGCGGGGGCGCGCCGTCGACACCCTCATGGCCACCGAGCGGCTGCGCGGCGAGCGGCACGCGGTCGCCGACCAGCGCGGCGGCGTCCCGGCGGGGCAGAAGCGGCGGACCCTGTACGACGCGCTGCACCTGCAGCGGCTCCCGGGGAGGCTCGTGCGGGGCGAGAGCGACGCGCCGGTGCGCGACGCGGCGGTGAACGAGGCGTTCGACGGGCTGGGCGCGACCTACGACTTCTACGCCGAGGTGCTGGGGCGGCGCTCCATCGACGGCCGGGGCGAGCGGCTCGACGCCTCGGTCCACTTCGGCCGCGCCTACGACAACGCCTTCTGGAACGGCCGCGAGATGGTGTTCGGCGACGGCGACGGGAAGCTCTTCCAGGGCTTCACGCGCTGCCTGGAGGTCATCGGCCACGAGCTCACGCACGGCGTGGTCGAGGCCGAGGCGGCCCTGGTATACGAGGGACAGCCGGGGGCGCTCAACGAGTCGTTCGCCGACGTGCTGGGCGTGCTCGTCAAGCAGTGGAAGCTCGGGCAGACGGTGGCGCAGGCGAGCTGGCTGGTGGGGGAGGGGCTGCTCGCGCCGGGCGTGCACGGCGCCGCGCTGCGCTCGATGAAGGCGCCGGGCACCGCCTACGACGACCGCCGGCTCGGCAAGGACCCGCAGCCGGCGACGATGAAGGGCTACGTCGAGACCGAGGACGACAACGGCGGGGTGCACGTGAACTCGGGCATCCCGAACCACGCGTTCTACCTGTGCGCGAAGGCGTTCGGCGGCCACGCCTGGGAGAAGGCGGGCCGCGTCTGGTACCACGCGCTCTGCCACACGCTCGGGCGCACCAGCGACTTCGCCGGCGCGGCGCAGGCCACCGCGCTCTCCGCACGGGCGCTGCTCGGCGCCGAGGCGGAGAAGATCGTGAAGGAGGCGTGGCGGGCGGTGGGCGTCGGCGCGGCGGCCGAGCGCGCGGCGTGA
- a CDS encoding FAD-binding oxidoreductase: protein MVALGREGTPADAILGVVPREVVEPATLDEAAEVLAACARDGRAVAFVGGGTELELGAPPRRLDVLLRTARLARVVEHAPADQIAVVEAGLPLGELQRRLRPHRQRLALDPPLAERATVGGVVAANAYGPRRHRFGAARDLVVGMSFVRADGVLAKGGGKVVKNVAGFDVPRLLVGSLGTLALIGTVTFRLHPLPEADRTVLVPMLDAGGLRALAAALGQAQLEPSAAAALLTGDGFQLALRFEGFPPGVAEQAQRLFALCERLGHGVEPLEEEGARAFWARHNAARSGGALRARLTFPRTGLEPAERLALRPLLASLGGAAAAIYPTLGVAFASGEPADPGAAARAVTEARAALAAAGGSLVVGAAPAEVRARVDPWGPPPPGLSLMRRVKAQLDPEERLAPGRFVGGI from the coding sequence ATGGTAGCGCTCGGGCGAGAGGGCACCCCCGCCGACGCCATCCTGGGCGTCGTCCCGCGCGAGGTGGTCGAGCCCGCCACCCTCGACGAGGCGGCGGAGGTGCTCGCGGCGTGCGCCCGCGACGGCCGCGCGGTCGCGTTCGTGGGAGGCGGGACCGAGCTCGAGCTCGGCGCGCCGCCGCGCCGCCTCGACGTCCTCCTCCGCACGGCGCGCCTCGCGCGCGTGGTGGAGCACGCCCCCGCCGACCAGATCGCGGTGGTCGAGGCGGGCCTGCCCCTCGGCGAGCTGCAGCGGCGGCTCCGGCCGCACCGCCAACGGCTGGCGCTCGACCCCCCGCTCGCGGAGCGCGCCACCGTGGGCGGCGTCGTCGCGGCGAACGCGTACGGCCCGCGCCGGCACCGCTTCGGCGCCGCGCGCGACCTCGTGGTCGGCATGAGCTTCGTGCGCGCGGACGGGGTGCTGGCGAAGGGCGGGGGCAAGGTGGTGAAGAACGTGGCGGGCTTCGACGTGCCGCGGCTGCTGGTGGGCTCGCTCGGCACGCTCGCGCTCATCGGGACGGTCACCTTCCGCCTGCACCCGCTGCCCGAGGCGGACCGGACCGTGCTCGTGCCCATGCTCGACGCCGGCGGGCTGCGCGCGCTGGCGGCGGCGCTCGGCCAGGCGCAGCTCGAGCCCTCGGCGGCGGCGGCGCTCCTCACCGGCGACGGCTTCCAGCTCGCGCTCCGCTTCGAGGGCTTCCCGCCGGGCGTGGCGGAGCAGGCGCAGCGGCTGTTCGCGCTGTGCGAGCGGCTGGGCCACGGCGTCGAGCCGCTGGAGGAGGAGGGCGCCCGGGCCTTCTGGGCGCGGCACAACGCGGCGCGGTCGGGAGGCGCGCTCCGGGCCCGGCTCACCTTCCCGCGCACCGGCCTCGAGCCCGCGGAGCGCCTGGCGCTCCGGCCGCTGCTCGCATCGCTGGGCGGCGCGGCGGCGGCGATCTACCCCACCCTCGGCGTCGCCTTCGCCTCCGGCGAGCCCGCCGATCCCGGCGCGGCCGCCCGGGCGGTGACGGAGGCGCGCGCGGCGCTCGCCGCGGCCGGCGGCTCGCTCGTCGTGGGCGCGGCGCCCGCGGAGGTGCGGGCGCGGGTCGACCCGTGGGGCCCGCCGCCGCCCGGCCTGTCGCTCATGCGGCGCGTGAAGGCGCAGCTCGACCCCGAGGAGCGCCTCGCCCCCGGCCGCTTCGTGGGAGGGATCTGA
- a CDS encoding FAD-linked oxidase C-terminal domain-containing protein, whose amino-acid sequence MVRPAVAPDLVHRMAAVVGAEHCISDPADLLVYECDGLTHGRTTPALVVLPATTDEVARVVKLASEAGLPIVPRGAGTGLSGGARPVPGCVVVGLSRMTRVLGVDLENGTIRVEPGVINLDVSRTVQAGGYYYAPDPSSQGVCTVGGNVAENSGGAHCLKYGFTVNHVLAARVVLDGGEVVDLGGPALDPPGYDLLAVLVGSEGMLGIATEVTLRLLRKPEATRTFFATFPSTDEAGAAVSGIIAAGILPAAIEMMDRLAIAAARAATGLDWPDVGAALLMDADGATAEVEHVSRRAVEIARAAGALEIRIPRDEAERQLMWKGRKCAFAAMGRISPNYLVEDGVIPRSEIARVLRDIGRLAEEAGLRVANVFHAGDGNLHPLVLYDARAPGEEERAAALGREILRLCVRYGGSITGEHGVGAEKAAAMADMFGPDDLETMARVRWGFDPRGRFNPGKVFPTPRLCGERPGPYQPHPLELAGQAERW is encoded by the coding sequence ATGGTACGGCCCGCCGTCGCGCCCGACCTCGTCCACCGGATGGCGGCCGTGGTGGGCGCGGAGCACTGCATCTCCGATCCCGCCGACCTCCTCGTGTACGAGTGCGACGGCCTCACCCACGGCCGCACCACCCCGGCGCTGGTCGTCCTGCCCGCCACCACCGACGAGGTGGCGCGCGTGGTGAAGCTCGCCTCGGAGGCGGGTCTGCCCATCGTCCCGCGCGGCGCCGGCACCGGCCTGTCCGGCGGCGCGCGCCCGGTGCCCGGGTGCGTGGTGGTCGGCCTCTCGCGCATGACGCGGGTCCTCGGGGTCGACCTCGAGAACGGCACCATCCGCGTCGAGCCCGGCGTCATCAACCTCGACGTGTCGCGCACGGTCCAGGCGGGCGGCTACTACTACGCGCCCGACCCGTCCTCGCAGGGCGTGTGCACGGTCGGCGGCAACGTGGCCGAGAACTCCGGCGGCGCGCACTGCCTCAAGTACGGCTTCACGGTGAACCACGTCCTCGCCGCGCGGGTGGTCCTCGACGGCGGCGAGGTGGTCGACCTCGGCGGCCCGGCGCTCGACCCGCCCGGCTACGACCTGCTGGCGGTGCTGGTGGGGAGCGAGGGGATGCTCGGCATCGCCACCGAGGTGACGCTGCGGCTCCTGCGCAAGCCCGAGGCGACCCGCACCTTCTTCGCCACCTTCCCCTCCACCGACGAGGCGGGCGCGGCCGTCTCCGGCATCATCGCGGCCGGCATCCTCCCCGCCGCCATCGAGATGATGGATCGGCTCGCCATCGCGGCCGCGCGCGCCGCGACCGGCCTCGACTGGCCCGACGTGGGCGCCGCGCTGCTCATGGACGCCGACGGCGCCACGGCGGAGGTGGAGCACGTCTCGCGGCGCGCGGTGGAGATCGCCCGCGCCGCCGGCGCGCTCGAGATCCGGATCCCCCGCGACGAGGCGGAGCGGCAGCTCATGTGGAAGGGGCGCAAGTGCGCCTTCGCGGCCATGGGCCGCATCAGCCCCAACTACCTGGTGGAGGACGGGGTGATCCCGCGCTCCGAGATCGCGCGGGTGCTGCGGGACATCGGGCGCCTGGCCGAGGAGGCCGGGCTGCGGGTGGCGAACGTCTTCCACGCGGGGGACGGCAACCTGCACCCCCTCGTGCTCTACGACGCCCGCGCCCCGGGCGAGGAGGAGCGGGCGGCGGCGCTCGGCCGCGAGATCCTGCGGCTGTGCGTCCGGTACGGCGGCTCGATCACCGGCGAGCACGGCGTGGGCGCCGAGAAGGCGGCGGCGATGGCCGACATGTTCGGGCCGGACGACCTCGAGACCATGGCGCGGGTCCGCTGGGGCTTCGATCCTCGCGGGCGCTTCAACCCGGGGAAGGTGTTCCCCACCCCGCGGCTCTGCGGCGAGCGGCCCGGGCCCTACCAGCCGCACCCGCTCGAGCTGGCCGGACAGGCGGAGCGATGGTAG
- a CDS encoding PEGA domain-containing protein has product MNGTSRSPAGGRERHVDREALPDPALFTRRSAHRAAVRRIVFAAVALVAVAALGAIGLRGASARAGSARRAAAAATAALEHAASGGAALTGREEARPASPAELADLQKSWVGSEAIAPRSARVDPASGEEVLPFQGFGLQVDTAPSGASVLVDGEDMGTTPLLTTVPCQPGEQVRVLAKLGELSASAVTRCRKDVLVKLPLTLRRGR; this is encoded by the coding sequence ATGAACGGAACGTCCCGGAGTCCGGCCGGAGGGCGCGAGCGGCACGTCGATCGCGAGGCGCTCCCCGATCCTGCGCTCTTCACCCGGCGGAGCGCGCACCGCGCGGCCGTGCGGCGCATCGTCTTCGCCGCCGTGGCGCTGGTGGCGGTCGCGGCGCTGGGCGCGATCGGGCTGCGCGGCGCCTCGGCGCGCGCGGGCTCCGCCCGGCGCGCCGCGGCCGCGGCCACCGCGGCCCTCGAGCACGCCGCCTCCGGAGGCGCGGCGCTGACCGGCCGCGAGGAGGCGAGGCCCGCCTCCCCCGCGGAGCTGGCGGACCTGCAGAAGAGCTGGGTCGGCAGCGAGGCCATCGCGCCGCGCTCGGCGCGCGTCGACCCCGCCAGCGGCGAGGAGGTCCTGCCGTTCCAGGGCTTCGGCCTCCAGGTCGACACGGCGCCGTCCGGCGCGAGCGTGCTGGTGGACGGCGAGGACATGGGGACGACCCCGCTCCTCACCACCGTGCCCTGCCAGCCGGGGGAGCAGGTCCGCGTCCTGGCCAAGCTGGGCGAGCTGTCCGCCTCGGCGGTCACCCGGTGCCGGAAGGACGTGCTGGTGAAGCTGCCGCTCACGCTCCGGCGCGGGCGCTGA
- a CDS encoding (Fe-S)-binding protein, protein MTEPAAARAMPAAPAARRPEDDCVHCGFCLPHCPTYRSWGEEMDSPRGRIDLYRALGDGRVRLDDAVAEHFDRCLGCLACVTACPSGVRYGEILESARARVERERRRPLVERLHRGLLFALFPYPLRLRVAALLIFLFRVTGLQWLVRRSGLLRRLSPRLAALEALAPPLGPAGLAARLAERTGPAGARRLRVGLVAGCVQRVFFPGVNAATVRVLAAEGCEVIVPSGQGCCGALSLHAGRDEEARRMARELIARFEPYALDAVVVNAAGCGSSLKEYGRLLAGDPAWAARAAAFAARVKDVSELLASLAPRAPRHPFPVRVAYHSSCHLGHAQRLQEPPRAMLRSIPGLELVEVPEPDQCCGSAGVYNLLQPASAAEIGARKAEHVLTTGAALLASANPGCTLHIQRMLRERGTELPAAHPIEILDWSLRGVPPP, encoded by the coding sequence ATGACCGAGCCGGCAGCCGCCCGCGCGATGCCCGCCGCCCCCGCCGCGCGCCGCCCGGAGGACGACTGCGTGCACTGCGGCTTCTGCCTGCCGCACTGCCCCACCTACCGCTCCTGGGGCGAGGAGATGGACTCGCCGCGCGGCCGGATCGACCTGTACCGCGCGCTGGGGGACGGCCGGGTCCGCCTCGACGACGCGGTCGCGGAGCACTTCGACCGCTGCCTGGGCTGCCTGGCCTGCGTGACGGCGTGCCCGTCGGGCGTGCGCTACGGGGAGATCCTCGAGTCCGCGCGCGCCCGCGTCGAGCGCGAGCGCCGGCGCCCGCTCGTCGAGCGGCTCCACCGGGGCCTCCTCTTCGCGCTCTTCCCCTACCCGCTGCGGCTGCGCGTGGCCGCGCTCCTCATCTTCCTCTTCCGCGTGACCGGGCTGCAGTGGCTCGTGCGCCGGAGCGGCCTGCTCCGGCGGCTCTCCCCGCGCCTCGCCGCGCTGGAGGCGCTCGCGCCCCCGCTCGGCCCGGCCGGGCTCGCGGCGCGCCTGGCAGAGCGCACGGGACCCGCCGGGGCGCGCCGCCTGCGGGTCGGGCTCGTCGCCGGCTGCGTGCAGCGCGTCTTCTTCCCCGGCGTGAACGCCGCCACGGTCCGCGTGCTCGCCGCCGAGGGCTGCGAGGTGATCGTGCCCTCCGGGCAAGGCTGCTGCGGCGCCCTGTCCCTGCACGCCGGCCGCGACGAGGAGGCGCGGCGCATGGCGCGCGAGCTCATCGCGCGCTTCGAGCCGTACGCGCTCGACGCGGTGGTGGTGAACGCGGCGGGCTGTGGCTCGTCGCTGAAGGAGTACGGCCGGCTCCTGGCGGGCGATCCCGCCTGGGCGGCGCGGGCGGCCGCCTTCGCCGCCCGGGTGAAGGACGTGAGCGAGCTCCTGGCGAGCCTCGCCCCGCGCGCGCCGCGGCACCCCTTCCCCGTCCGCGTCGCCTACCACTCCTCCTGCCACCTCGGTCACGCGCAGCGCCTGCAAGAGCCGCCGCGCGCGATGCTCCGCTCCATCCCCGGGCTCGAGCTGGTCGAGGTCCCCGAGCCCGATCAGTGCTGCGGGAGCGCCGGTGTGTACAACCTGCTGCAGCCCGCCAGCGCCGCCGAGATCGGCGCGCGGAAGGCGGAGCACGTGCTCACCACCGGCGCCGCCCTGCTCGCGAGCGCCAACCCCGGGTGCACCCTCCACATCCAGCGGATGCTGCGAGAGCGCGGCACCGAGCTCCCGGCCGCGCATCCGATCGAGATCCTCGACTGGTCGCTCCGCGGGGTGCCGCCGCCCTGA